CCTCCTGGATCAGTTGCTGCAGGCGCTCGTTGGGCTGTCGTGCGACAAGTGGTCTCGCGGCCATGGGCTTCGCCTCCCCAACGCCCTCCGGTCCCGACCGGCGGACGACGATTCTGCTGATCTGGTGCCGACTGTCCGACCGTCGAAGGAATCTGACATCAGGTTAGCGATCAGTGACGTCAGCGGGATACCCACGGTGACCGTGCCGACCCCCCGCGCGCCCGGGGCAATGCCCCAGTGCGCCCCCACTGCGCCCGCCGCGTCGCAGCTCCGGCCGGGAGGGCTCACCGTTTCGGGTGACATTGCGCCCTCTCGGCAGACCGCCCCCCGTCCGGCCGTAACCAGGCTCACGGACGGTAGTTGAGCAGCACGTGGAAGACACCTCCCCAGGAGCCCCCGACCGGGGCAGCGACAGCGAACTGCCCCCGCTGCTCATCGAAGCCGTCAGCTACGCCGAGGACCGCCACTGGGAGGTCGCTCCCGGTACCTGGCTGGTCGACGGTGACGGTCCGGCCCGCTGCTCGTGCGGCGACCTCCACTGCACCCTGCCCGGCGCGCACCCGACCGCCGAGGACTGGCGCGCCCGGGCCAGTGCGGGCCCCGGCGTGGTGCGCCGCTGGTGGACGGAGAACCCGCAGGCGTCGATCCTGCTGCCGACCGGGCGCTTCTTCGACGCCCTGGACGTGCCGGAGCTGGCGGGCTGTCTGGCGCTGGCCCGGATGGAGCGGATGGGTCTCCAGCTCGGGCCAGTGGTCGCGGTGCCGGCCACCTCGGGCCAGTCCGGCCGGCGGCTGCTCTTCCTGGTCCTGCCCGGGGTGCTGGCCAAGCTCCCCGAGATGCTCCGCCGGCTGGGCTGGGCCCCGGGCCGGCTGGACCTGGTGGCCCGGGGAGATGGCGACTGGATCGTCGCACCGCCGTCCCGGGTCGGCCCGTACAGCTTCGCGCAGTGGGCCCGGCCGCCGTCCAGCGCGAACCGGTGGCTGCTGCCGGACGCGGCCGAGCTGATCAACCCGCTCGCGTACGCCTGCGGGCGGGAGGCCCCGTCGGCCACGGCGGCCCGGCAGGGCCGAACGGCGGTGCCCCAGCACTCCTGATCCTCCCGCGGCCGCCCCGGCCACTCCCCTGAGCCGCCCGCCCTACGCCTATCGGGTGAGGGCGCGCAGCGCGCGAGACCCCGCGCGCAACCGACGGGCCCCTTCTCCCACCGGAGAAGGGGCCCGTCGGACGTCCGTCGGGACAAGAGATCGGTGTACCCGCTGGTCAGGAGCAGAAAGCCCCTCGTACGAGTGACAACGCTCAAGGATTGCCGGGATCTGCCGAGGGGAGAAATTCCTTCGAGAGGGGACGCCACCGGACGGAGGGAGCAGCAGGCTGGGAGACCGGGATCGCGTGGGGAAGCAGGGCCCGGGGGGATCACCGGGAGGGCGCTCGGACGGGGAAGCCGGGCACGGTGACCAGGGGTCGGAGGGGTCGGAGGGGTCGGGAGGGACGGCGGGGGAACCGGGGGGACGGCGGGGGCCGTGGCACCGGCCGGGCTCGGGGTGGCTCGGTGGCACGGAGACGGGGGCGGGGTGGGATCAGGGAGGGACCGGGGCGGGGACGGCGGTGGCCCGGTGCATGTGGGGACATGCACCGGGCCACTCCTTCGTCCGGCCGCCGGGCGGGCCCGAGGACGGGCCGGACACCGGGAGCGCGGCAGGCGGCTAGGCGAGCGCGACGAACACGTGCGCGGCGATCTCCTTGCCCAGTTCGGCGGCGTCCGCGCCGACGCCGACCACCACACCGCCGCCACCGGCGGAGACCTGGACGGTCGCACCCGGGCGGACCCCGGCCCGGCGCAGCGTGCGCATCAGGGTCTCGTCCATCTGGATCGGCTCGCCGATCCGCCGCACCACCACGCTGGCCCCGTCGGCCCCGGGACGCAGCGCGTCCAGGGTGACCAGGGCGGCGTCGAAGCCCTCGCCCTCGGCCTTGGTGTCGCCGAGCTCGTCCAGACCGGGGATCGGGTTCCCGTAGGGGGACTGGGTGGGGTGACCGAGCATCGCGAGCACCTTGCGCTCGACCGTCTCGCTCATCACGTGCTCCCAGCGGCAGGCCTCCTCGTGCACCTGCTCCCACTCCAGCCCGATCACGTCGACCAGCAGGCACTCGGCGATGCGGTGCTTGCGCATCACCCGCACCGCGAGCCGGCGGCCCTCCTCGGTGAGTTCGAGATGGCGGTCCCCGGCGACCCGGAGCAGGCCGTCGCGCTCCATCCGGCCGACGGTCTGGCTGACGGTGGGGCCGCTCTGCTCAAGGCGCTCGGCGATCCGGGCGCGCATCGGGGTGATGCCTTCTTCCTCCAGCTCCAGGATGGTGCGAAGGTACATCTCGGTCGTGTCGATCAGCCCAGACATCGCCGCTGGCTCCGTTCCTCGGGGTCCACACCGCCAATTCTGACGTACCGCACGGACAACCTGCTCCACCGCGGTTCGTTCCCGGGCCTTTTCGTTCCGGTTGACAGCACCGGCCCCCAGGCAGCACGGTGCTCGCCGTAGCTTTCTCCACTGGCGGTCTGGACCACCGGGCCTCCCGAACCGGCCGGGCGCCAGCTCCGGCAGAGAGCGCAGGCACCGCGATGAACGACCTGGTCGGGCAGTACTTCGACGCCGCGATCGGCCATCTCCAGCGGGTCCGCACCGAGGAGGCCGGCAACATCGCCCGGGCGGCGGAGCTGCTCGCGGACGCCCTCGCGGGCGGTCAGCGGGTCTTCACCTACGGCGCCGGCCACTCCTCGCTGGCCGCCCAGGACGTGGTGTACCGGGCCGGCGGGCTCGTCCCGGTGAACCTGCTGGACGTCCCCGGGATGGCCGGCGTCACCGTGCGGCCCGCTCCGCTCGCCAGCGCGCTGGAGCGGGTCTCCGGGCTGGCCACCACCACCCTGGACCACACCCCGGCCCGGGCCGGCGACCTGCTGTTCGTGATCTCGCTCTCCGGCCGCCAGGTGATGCCGGTGGAGCTGGCCCAGCACGCCCGCTCGCGGGGCCTGCACGTGGTCGGGCTCACCTCGCTGGCGTACCCGGCCGAGGTCACCTCCCAGCACCCGTCGGGGACGTACCTCAAGGACCACTGCGACGTGGTGCTCGACAACAAGATCGCGGTCGGCGACGGCGAGCTGACCGTGCCGGGCGCCGCGACCACCTTCGGACCGGTGTCCACCATCGTCACCAGCGCGCTGATGCAGGCCGTGGTGGCCTCCGCGGTCGGCCTGCTCGCGGAGCGCGGCATCGAGCCGCCGCTGTTCCGCTCCGGCAACGTCGACGGCGGCACCGAGTGGAACGCCAAGCTGATGGCGGACAACGCGGACCGGGTCTTCTACACCTTCTGAGCCGCCGCGGCCCGGGTGCGCCCCGGCGCGCCCGGGCCGGTCTGAGACAACCTGCGCGCTTTCCCGGCCATACCCGCCCACGCCGGGGCGTACCGGCCGCCGCCGGCGGGCAGGACAGCTGGGTGGGCCGAGCGACGGGTGGGGGCCGGCATGGCGACGGGGGCGGGTTCGTCGGGGCGGGTGCGGGAACGGGATCTGCTGCCCGAGCTGTTCTGGGCTGCCGACTCGGCCTCCCAGCAGGGCCAGCGGCGCTCCGTCGCGCTGTCCCGCCGGGAGCTTCTGCTGCTCGTCGCCGCCGCGGCCGCGGGCTCCGCCGACGGCGCGCAGTGGGCCTGGCTGGCGGCCGCCGCGTACCTGGGCGCGATCTGCGTCGCGGTGGTCATCGGCCGGCAGAACCCGCAGGGCCTCTGGTACGAGGGCCGGGCCGCCGCCGAGTCCGTCAAGACGCTCGCCTGGAAGTACGCCGTCCGGGCCGACGCCTACCAGCCGCCGCCCACCAGCCTGCCGGACGCCGAGGGGCTCTACCGGTTCCAGCTGACCCGGGTGCTGCAGGCGTTCCGCGACAGCCGGGCGGTGCGCGGCCGGGCGGCCGCCGAGGTCACCGAGGCGATGCGGGTGCTGCGCGAGCAGC
The sequence above is drawn from the Kitasatospora sp. NBC_00315 genome and encodes:
- a CDS encoding sugar isomerase domain-containing protein, with the protein product MNDLVGQYFDAAIGHLQRVRTEEAGNIARAAELLADALAGGQRVFTYGAGHSSLAAQDVVYRAGGLVPVNLLDVPGMAGVTVRPAPLASALERVSGLATTTLDHTPARAGDLLFVISLSGRQVMPVELAQHARSRGLHVVGLTSLAYPAEVTSQHPSGTYLKDHCDVVLDNKIAVGDGELTVPGAATTFGPVSTIVTSALMQAVVASAVGLLAERGIEPPLFRSGNVDGGTEWNAKLMADNADRVFYTF
- a CDS encoding metal-dependent transcriptional regulator; protein product: MSGLIDTTEMYLRTILELEEEGITPMRARIAERLEQSGPTVSQTVGRMERDGLLRVAGDRHLELTEEGRRLAVRVMRKHRIAECLLVDVIGLEWEQVHEEACRWEHVMSETVERKVLAMLGHPTQSPYGNPIPGLDELGDTKAEGEGFDAALVTLDALRPGADGASVVVRRIGEPIQMDETLMRTLRRAGVRPGATVQVSAGGGGVVVGVGADAAELGKEIAAHVFVALA
- a CDS encoding bifunctional DNA primase/polymerase, producing the protein MEDTSPGAPDRGSDSELPPLLIEAVSYAEDRHWEVAPGTWLVDGDGPARCSCGDLHCTLPGAHPTAEDWRARASAGPGVVRRWWTENPQASILLPTGRFFDALDVPELAGCLALARMERMGLQLGPVVAVPATSGQSGRRLLFLVLPGVLAKLPEMLRRLGWAPGRLDLVARGDGDWIVAPPSRVGPYSFAQWARPPSSANRWLLPDAAELINPLAYACGREAPSATAARQGRTAVPQHS
- a CDS encoding DUF4231 domain-containing protein; protein product: MATGAGSSGRVRERDLLPELFWAADSASQQGQRRSVALSRRELLLLVAAAAAGSADGAQWAWLAAAAYLGAICVAVVIGRQNPQGLWYEGRAAAESVKTLAWKYAVRADAYQPPPTSLPDAEGLYRFQLTRVLQAFRDSRAVRGRAAAEVTEAMRVLREQPLSVRREVYLQERVNAQHEWYASKARQCARAGFWTGALGVVLPVLGLVLAVLRALGAFGYDALGTVSAVAASVAAWAQLRQYRPLAAAYALAADELELIRRQLTRLDLGSPQAEELWARLARDAEDAVSREHTTWQARREVRGREQ